From one Flavobacteriales bacterium genomic stretch:
- a CDS encoding ComEC/Rec2 family competence protein encodes MNDADLHGPWSAIVRAPMVRMATPFALGVGIGHLLSPSSALLFPLFGAASLPAFVLVLSPQPISTRWHRGAVLMLWFLTFGMTWQSLMDPARDPLAAAAKADAKGAFLVRIDAVNRSSDKALHADVSIRAVIREGSTLPVRGRAMVTLLGNEEPWPGAGDLVAVDAALEPIARVPDPGGFDRAAWASSRGITHELFAPAQRWHLVGEAPRWSDAFRHARESVSEWLNATALGARERALVKALVLGQRDELDPDQSAAFARSGTVHVLAVSGMHVGLIYAALSFLLGWWGGGHGSRVVRGVLILLALWAYAGLTGAAPSVLRASFMFSLFTLAGMGRRRPDHLNSLFAAVLFLLLWDPGMLQHAGFQLSVLAVLGIITFYRPISSLWSPSQRLLRHAWSLLVVSFAAQLLTAPLAIWQFKAFPVWFLPANLIVVTGVTFAVFGGVALIVLHRVPWLGDALAWCMQWLLTAVDHVSAWFADLPHAYPAVRIGAVDMLVMYALIVALAAELVWKWRRARLAALGCTALLIVLAAGRSKHRAEEVGFVVYDDHRSMMACMLTGRELVVMATHDSIFDDPFTKRRIERHERSIGSDSVAIVVQPEDLAIARAGSTWLSRDQWRSGAFDVRFITGRFQPHADLDSCDAVVFHDIRVVRDEVLNRCSRTRHWVLAATLPGYLKERLIQKAQELGIQAHSIRDQGAFVLRAIR; translated from the coding sequence ATGAACGATGCGGACCTGCACGGACCGTGGAGCGCGATCGTGCGTGCGCCGATGGTGCGCATGGCCACGCCCTTCGCGTTGGGAGTCGGCATCGGCCACCTGCTGAGCCCCTCATCGGCGCTCCTGTTCCCCTTGTTCGGTGCGGCATCGCTCCCGGCATTCGTACTGGTGCTCTCTCCACAGCCCATCAGCACGCGATGGCATCGCGGCGCCGTGCTCATGCTGTGGTTCCTGACGTTCGGAATGACCTGGCAGTCGCTCATGGATCCCGCGCGCGATCCGCTCGCTGCCGCTGCCAAGGCCGACGCCAAGGGGGCCTTCCTCGTTCGTATCGATGCTGTGAATCGAAGCTCTGACAAGGCGCTCCACGCCGATGTGAGCATCAGGGCTGTCATCCGCGAGGGCAGTACCCTGCCGGTTCGGGGTCGCGCCATGGTCACCCTGCTAGGCAACGAGGAGCCCTGGCCGGGTGCCGGGGATTTGGTCGCAGTGGACGCGGCACTGGAGCCCATTGCCCGGGTTCCTGATCCCGGCGGATTCGATCGCGCTGCTTGGGCGTCCTCACGGGGCATCACGCACGAACTGTTCGCACCGGCGCAGCGCTGGCATCTGGTCGGCGAAGCCCCGCGATGGAGCGATGCGTTCCGGCATGCGCGCGAATCGGTCAGCGAATGGTTGAATGCCACCGCGTTGGGCGCCAGGGAACGGGCCTTGGTGAAAGCATTGGTGCTCGGGCAGCGCGACGAGCTTGATCCGGATCAATCCGCGGCCTTTGCGCGCAGCGGTACCGTGCATGTGCTGGCGGTCTCGGGCATGCACGTGGGGCTCATCTATGCGGCGCTCTCTTTCCTGCTCGGCTGGTGGGGCGGCGGGCATGGGAGCCGGGTAGTGCGCGGCGTGCTGATCCTGTTGGCGCTTTGGGCATACGCGGGCCTCACGGGCGCCGCTCCAAGCGTGCTGCGCGCGAGTTTCATGTTCAGCTTGTTCACGCTCGCAGGGATGGGGCGTCGCCGCCCCGATCATCTCAACAGCTTGTTCGCTGCGGTGCTCTTCCTGCTGTTATGGGACCCCGGAATGCTGCAGCACGCGGGCTTCCAGCTCTCGGTGCTGGCCGTGCTCGGCATCATCACATTCTATCGGCCCATTTCCTCACTCTGGTCGCCCAGCCAGAGGCTCTTGCGACATGCTTGGTCCTTGTTGGTGGTTTCCTTCGCCGCACAACTGCTCACCGCACCCTTGGCCATCTGGCAGTTCAAGGCTTTCCCGGTCTGGTTCCTGCCCGCCAACCTGATCGTGGTCACGGGAGTCACCTTCGCCGTCTTCGGCGGCGTAGCGCTCATTGTGCTGCACCGGGTGCCATGGCTCGGTGATGCGCTCGCGTGGTGCATGCAGTGGCTATTGACGGCGGTTGACCATGTCAGCGCATGGTTCGCCGATCTGCCGCATGCCTACCCAGCCGTGCGCATCGGCGCGGTCGACATGCTGGTGATGTACGCATTGATCGTTGCGCTGGCTGCTGAGCTGGTCTGGAAGTGGCGGCGAGCGCGCCTGGCGGCCTTGGGATGCACGGCGCTGTTGATCGTCCTAGCCGCCGGGCGCTCCAAGCACCGGGCCGAGGAGGTCGGCTTCGTGGTGTACGATGACCACCGGTCCATGATGGCCTGCATGCTTACCGGCCGCGAGTTGGTGGTCATGGCAACGCATGACAGCATCTTCGATGATCCTTTCACCAAGCGCCGGATCGAGCGGCATGAGCGATCCATCGGATCGGACTCCGTGGCCATCGTCGTACAACCCGAAGACCTGGCAATAGCGCGTGCCGGCTCAACATGGTTGTCTCGTGATCAGTGGCGCTCTGGAGCCTTTGATGTGCGCTTCATTACGGGTCGTTTCCAACCGCATGCGGACCTCGATTCGTGCGATGCAGTGGTGTTCCACGATATTCGGGTGGTGCGTGATGAGGTGCTGAATCGGTGCTCCAGAACGCGGCATTGGGTATTGGCCGCAACGCTTCCCGGCTACCTGAAGGAGCGATTGATCCAGAAGGCCCAAGAATTGGGAATTCAAGCTCATTCGATCAGGGATCAAGGTGCTTTCGTTCTGCGAGCGATTCGTTGA
- a CDS encoding class I SAM-dependent rRNA methyltransferase, whose amino-acid sequence MAQARIRIDDRSDRVLLGHPWVYATQVLKEEGTYAPGDVVLVTDVKGRAIGQGYINPASMIRVRLLTWNPEERVSRHFIADRIQKAWNRRVRLGYGTSCRAVFGEADGLPGLVADLFHDARDGRRVLSLQFLTLGMERWREPVIEALRECVRPDGVYMRNDVPIREKEGLPMEKGFEGRPFDPDLVIEEGMGDHAVRVHVDVAGGQKTGHFLDQVQNHLAAQRFLSGMRVLDCFTHTGGFALHAAKAGATEVLGLDISTEAVAMAARNATLNSLAQCSFRAANVFDFLTDASRSGKRWDAIVLDPPAFAKSKGSMANAYRGYKEINLRAMLCIPPGGRLITCSCSQHMSPADFRSMVADAARDAGRRLRELHDGGQPPDHAPHWSVPETRYLKCLVLELD is encoded by the coding sequence ATGGCCCAGGCCCGCATCCGCATCGATGACCGCAGCGACCGCGTGCTCCTAGGGCATCCGTGGGTGTACGCGACCCAGGTGCTGAAGGAGGAAGGGACGTACGCGCCAGGTGATGTCGTGCTCGTGACCGATGTGAAAGGGCGCGCCATCGGTCAGGGCTACATCAATCCGGCCAGCATGATCCGGGTCCGCCTGCTCACCTGGAACCCGGAGGAGCGGGTGAGCCGGCACTTCATCGCTGATCGCATCCAGAAGGCCTGGAACCGGCGTGTGCGACTGGGTTATGGCACCAGCTGCCGGGCCGTTTTCGGGGAGGCCGATGGATTGCCCGGCCTGGTGGCCGATCTCTTCCACGACGCGCGCGACGGACGTCGGGTGCTATCGCTGCAATTCCTCACCCTGGGCATGGAACGCTGGCGCGAGCCGGTGATCGAGGCGCTGCGGGAATGCGTGCGCCCCGATGGCGTGTACATGCGGAACGATGTTCCCATCCGCGAAAAGGAGGGGCTTCCGATGGAGAAGGGATTCGAGGGCAGGCCTTTCGACCCTGATCTGGTGATTGAGGAGGGAATGGGCGATCATGCCGTGCGCGTGCACGTGGATGTGGCCGGAGGCCAGAAGACAGGGCACTTCCTCGATCAAGTACAGAACCACCTCGCTGCGCAACGTTTCCTTTCGGGCATGCGTGTGCTCGATTGCTTCACGCATACCGGTGGTTTCGCCCTGCATGCGGCGAAGGCCGGGGCCACCGAGGTGCTCGGCCTCGACATCAGCACGGAAGCCGTGGCCATGGCAGCGCGCAACGCCACGCTGAACAGCCTGGCGCAGTGCAGCTTCCGCGCCGCCAATGTGTTCGACTTCCTCACCGATGCGAGCCGAAGCGGCAAGCGATGGGACGCCATCGTGCTCGATCCACCGGCCTTTGCCAAGAGCAAGGGTTCCATGGCGAATGCCTATCGCGGCTACAAGGAGATCAACCTGCGCGCCATGCTCTGCATCCCGCCAGGTGGTCGCTTGATCACCTGCAGTTGCTCCCAGCACATGTCGCCAGCCGATTTCCGCAGCATGGTGGCCGATGCCGCCCGTGATGCAGGCCGCAGGCTCCGTGAGCTGCATGATGGCGGACAGCCCCCGGACCATGCGCCGCATTGGAGCGTGCCGGAGACGCGCTACCTCAAGTGCCTGGTGCTTGAGCTGGATTGA
- a CDS encoding SpoIID/LytB domain-containing protein, which produces MLRNLVLLVALAGHAMQAFPQAMERTLRIGLLRDQRVKQVLVMSTRGSCRVLADGEPKGELKSTDGLRLEAAGTVITAKSLAMSFTASRIELVPYGDGGIKVKPDGSKNGREYAGRLIAGVVGGRMMLVNEVPIEAYVAGVVSAEAGPDQHMEYYKLQSVSCRTYALTNQRKHAEEGFDLCDGVHCQVHHGRNRNALIAAATEATRGLVIVDAQIKLIHATFHSNCGGETMNAEDLWSKQETYLRAVRDTFCLRAPHANWEKRLTRAEWLGYLDRRFGFVASDSSQLHAALNFAPQCRSQYLQGTWPLVHLKHVREDLKLRSTFFTVSPDGDHVLLRGRGFGHAVGLCQEGAMNMARAGFSYTDILHHYYASVHLIDLGTLDFFRDEGDTLKVGGAGTQQP; this is translated from the coding sequence ATGCTCCGGAACCTTGTCCTGCTCGTTGCACTGGCGGGCCATGCTATGCAGGCTTTCCCGCAAGCCATGGAGCGCACGCTGCGCATCGGCCTGTTGCGCGATCAACGGGTGAAGCAGGTGCTGGTGATGAGCACGCGCGGCAGCTGCCGGGTGCTGGCCGATGGTGAGCCGAAGGGCGAGCTGAAGAGCACCGATGGGCTGCGGCTCGAAGCGGCGGGCACGGTGATCACCGCGAAATCGCTGGCCATGTCCTTCACCGCATCGCGCATCGAGCTCGTTCCCTATGGTGATGGCGGGATCAAGGTGAAGCCCGATGGCTCCAAGAATGGAAGGGAGTATGCGGGGCGCCTGATCGCGGGTGTCGTGGGCGGAAGGATGATGTTGGTGAACGAGGTGCCCATCGAAGCATATGTAGCGGGGGTGGTGAGCGCCGAAGCTGGTCCTGACCAGCACATGGAGTACTACAAGCTGCAGTCTGTGAGCTGCCGCACCTACGCGCTCACCAATCAACGCAAGCATGCGGAGGAGGGCTTCGACCTGTGCGATGGCGTGCATTGCCAGGTGCATCACGGGCGCAATCGGAACGCGCTCATCGCTGCAGCTACTGAAGCCACCCGCGGCTTGGTGATCGTCGATGCGCAGATCAAGCTCATCCATGCCACCTTCCACAGCAATTGCGGCGGCGAGACCATGAATGCGGAGGACCTCTGGAGCAAGCAAGAGACCTATCTGCGTGCCGTGCGCGACACCTTCTGCCTGAGGGCGCCGCACGCGAACTGGGAGAAGCGCCTCACGCGCGCCGAGTGGCTCGGTTACCTGGATCGGCGATTCGGCTTCGTGGCTTCCGACAGCAGCCAGCTGCACGCGGCGCTCAACTTCGCGCCGCAGTGCCGCAGCCAATACCTGCAGGGCACATGGCCCTTGGTCCACCTGAAGCATGTGCGCGAGGACCTTAAGCTCCGCAGCACCTTCTTCACCGTGAGCCCCGATGGTGATCACGTGCTCCTGCGCGGTCGTGGTTTCGGCCATGCGGTGGGCCTTTGCCAGGAAGGGGCCATGAACATGGCGCGGGCCGGCTTCAGCTATACCGACATCCTTCACCATTACTACGCCAGCGTCCATTTGATCGACCTTGGCACGCTCGATTTCTTCCGCGATGAAGGCGACACCTTGAAGGTTGGCGGCGCCGGAACGCAGCAGCCCTGA
- the lpxB gene encoding lipid-A-disaccharide synthase, giving the protein MEERLPTRPGDRGSRVYMIAGEASGDLHGSNLVRELFMLAKGQPKASTDTLRIRAWGGDRMAGAGAEVVKHYRELAFMGFTQVIMNLRTILRNMEACKRDIASFQPDALVLIDYPGFNLRIAEWAHAKGIPVHYYISPQVWAWKKGRVHLIKRVVDRMYCILPFEESWYARYGVKVDFVGHPLLDAIEQEGRSPLLPLPAEDQRSVVALLPGSRRQEISRVLPLMAEVARQRPQHRFVLAAAPSVPDDAYEALIAGTGITVVKGRTYDVLRHARAALVTSGTATLETALLGIPQAVCYSGGALNVWIARRLVDIKFISLVNLIMDREVVRELIQGELTVETLCAELDRITSDGPARKRMIDDLDKLKQKLGGPGASAKVAAAVWKSLARGT; this is encoded by the coding sequence ATGGAAGAGCGCTTGCCAACCCGACCCGGTGATCGCGGCTCCCGGGTGTACATGATCGCCGGCGAAGCCAGCGGCGACCTGCATGGCAGCAATCTCGTGCGCGAGCTCTTCATGTTGGCCAAGGGCCAGCCGAAGGCCTCGACTGATACGCTGCGCATCCGAGCTTGGGGCGGCGACCGCATGGCCGGAGCAGGGGCAGAGGTGGTGAAGCACTACCGCGAGCTCGCGTTCATGGGCTTCACGCAGGTGATCATGAACCTGCGCACCATCCTGCGCAACATGGAGGCGTGTAAGCGCGATATCGCGTCCTTCCAACCCGATGCGCTTGTGCTCATCGACTACCCGGGCTTCAACCTGCGGATCGCGGAGTGGGCGCATGCGAAGGGCATACCGGTTCACTATTACATCAGCCCGCAGGTCTGGGCATGGAAGAAGGGCCGTGTGCACTTGATCAAGCGCGTGGTGGATCGCATGTACTGCATCCTTCCGTTCGAAGAGTCATGGTATGCGCGCTACGGCGTCAAGGTCGACTTTGTCGGGCACCCGTTGCTCGATGCGATCGAGCAGGAGGGCAGGAGCCCGCTGCTGCCGCTGCCGGCCGAAGATCAGCGGTCCGTGGTGGCCCTGCTCCCCGGCAGCCGTCGGCAGGAGATCAGCCGGGTGCTCCCGCTGATGGCCGAGGTGGCGCGTCAACGCCCACAGCACCGATTCGTACTGGCAGCAGCGCCGTCGGTGCCGGATGATGCATATGAAGCGCTGATCGCCGGAACCGGGATCACCGTGGTGAAGGGCCGCACCTACGATGTGCTACGGCATGCGCGCGCCGCGCTGGTCACCAGTGGCACCGCTACGCTGGAGACCGCGCTCCTGGGCATTCCGCAGGCCGTATGCTACAGCGGAGGCGCGCTCAACGTTTGGATCGCGCGGCGCCTGGTCGACATCAAGTTCATCAGCCTGGTGAACCTGATCATGGACCGCGAAGTGGTGCGCGAGCTGATCCAAGGCGAGCTCACCGTGGAAACCCTTTGCGCGGAACTCGACCGGATCACGAGCGATGGACCCGCCAGGAAGCGCATGATCGACGACCTCGATAAGCTGAAGCAGAAGCTGGGCGGGCCCGGTGCAAGCGCGAAGGTGGCTGCGGCCGTGTGGAAAAGTCTGGCCCGCGGCACCTAA